One window of Halorubrum sp. CBA1229 genomic DNA carries:
- a CDS encoding helix-turn-helix domain-containing protein, producing MSETDRQPTEDVRQPEPPLPEESGLTLEEYLTMQQAIGHPTRFRILRTLVANDELSAADLKVVVDVEPHNFHYHLDELVDVGLVDKRQRRTADSQGFYTYYRPTAMGRGILEHGVEELMRREREFNDAYS from the coding sequence ATGTCCGAAACCGATCGCCAGCCAACAGAGGACGTTCGCCAGCCGGAGCCGCCGCTCCCTGAGGAGAGCGGGCTGACGCTCGAGGAGTATCTCACGATGCAACAGGCGATCGGCCACCCGACGCGGTTTCGCATCCTGCGAACACTCGTCGCGAACGACGAACTGAGTGCTGCTGACCTCAAGGTTGTGGTCGACGTCGAGCCGCACAATTTCCACTACCACCTCGACGAACTGGTTGATGTGGGGCTCGTCGACAAGCGCCAGCGACGAACCGCTGACAGCCAGGGCTTTTACACGTACTATCGGCCAACAGCGATGGGACGCGGGATCCTCGAGCATGGTGTCGAGGAGTTGATGCGCCGTGAACGCGAGTTCAACGACGCCTATTCGTAA